In the genome of Myxococcus stipitatus, one region contains:
- a CDS encoding PEGA domain-containing protein, producing the protein MVGRQGAAGRLLSRVVCAGGAGLLLAAGMGCAGAKEPDSLSRARELMAGARSTTGDVTLRCEPEDADVYLDGVLQGLCSDYSGNPRGLSLGVGLHHIEVKKQGYWPYTTYYEPSGARARLTVQLRPSTP; encoded by the coding sequence ATGGTTGGTCGACAGGGCGCGGCTGGCCGGCTGCTCTCGCGAGTGGTGTGTGCTGGTGGGGCAGGGCTGCTCCTCGCCGCTGGGATGGGCTGTGCTGGAGCGAAGGAGCCCGACTCGCTGTCGCGGGCCCGCGAGCTGATGGCCGGGGCGCGAAGCACCACGGGCGACGTGACGCTGCGGTGCGAGCCCGAGGACGCGGACGTCTACCTGGACGGAGTGCTGCAGGGGCTGTGCAGCGACTACTCGGGCAACCCCCGAGGGCTCAGTCTGGGCGTGGGGCTGCACCACATCGAGGTCAAGAAGCAGGGGTATTGGCCCTACACGACGTACTATGAGCCCAGCGGCGCGCGGGCCCGGCTGACCGTTCAGCTGCGCCCGTCGACGCCTTAG